Proteins from a genomic interval of Zingiber officinale cultivar Zhangliang chromosome 1B, Zo_v1.1, whole genome shotgun sequence:
- the LOC122040604 gene encoding ELF3-like protein 2, with protein MKGAKEEDKTMGPLFPRLHVNDTDRGGPRAPPRNKMALYEQLSVPSQRFNSTSSAMPFLPRSSNNLVPSFSSSQGCGQQRKIFSPFCINRQVSVRSAEISRTTDGMNPITRRIELERKPTKQVSSGNLFGARSVAECSLQRQDNPSAINSSKKVLDDADEIVVPSFDQSEMVASMQKDTYMTNAAKLTTFISPKMQKSLTAVHSLFERPNSDVQSLEETDIAKTRLQNSDRTRIEDLKEISDIDKIKEIKEKSLSNNIAKRPSCSKDLVETDTNNFHLTKSANGETVSCQENGDPSGFNTSNDIPISDVRKSLKAKTVLYSKLSSRSPKNTTLLDFYKEENAKRNGSFEFGDVERKDDAYEPSTAGTVSSLEISPDDIVGVIGTKHFWKARRAIINQQRVFGMQVFELHRLIKVQKLMAASPHLLIEGHTYLNKPSVKIPNNTTLPQCNTNSQLVELKRQDDCHKTKHNLEKPIDHLDELEFGRKMNIHPNSKNVNV; from the exons ATGAAAGGGGCGAAGGAGGAGGATAAGACCATGGGGCCTCTTTTCCCGAGGCTCCACGTGAATGACACCGATAGAGGGGGGCCGAGGGCGCCTCCGAGGAACAAGATGGCGTTGTACGAGCAGCTCAGCGTCCCTTCGCAGAGGTTCAACTCGACCTCCTCTGCCATGCCATTTCTTCCTCGTAGCTCCAACAATTTGGTTCCTTCGTTTTCGTCGAGTCAG GGATGCGGTCAGCAGAGGAAGATATTTTCCCCTTTTTGTATCAACCGTCAAGTGTCTGTTCGTTCAGCGGAAATCTCTagaactactgatggtatgaatCCAATCACAAGAAGGATAGAATTAGAGAGAAAACCCACAAAGCAAGTTAGTTCTGGAAATTTGTTTGGAGCAAGATCAGTTGCTGAATGTAGCTTACAGAGACAAGACAACCCTAGTGCTATAAATTCTAGTAAGAAGGTTTTGGATGATGCAGATGAGATAGTGGTTCCTTCCTTTGATCAGTCAGAAATGGTTGCATCCATGCAAAAGGATACATATATGACAAATGCAGCAAAGTTAACTACCTTCATTTCACCAAAAATGCAGAAGAGTCTTACTGCTGTTCATTCTTTATTTGAACGCCCAAATTCAGATGTGCAATCCTTAGAAGAAACAGATATTGCAAAAACTAGATTACAAAATTCCGATAGAACTCGTATTGAAGATCTTAAAGAAATTTCAGATATTGATAAGATCAAGGAAATCAAAGAAAAGTCTCTGTCCAACAATATTGCTAAACGACCAAGCTGTTCAAAAGATTTAGTTGAGACTGAtacaaataattttcatttaactAAGTCAGCGAATGGAGAAACAGTGTCATGCCAAGAAAACGGTGATCCTAGTGGTTTTAATACGTCAAATGACATTCCTATTTCTGATGTTAGGAAATCTCTGAAGGCCAAAACTGTGCTATATTCCAAGCTGTCATCTAGAAGTCCAAAAAATACAACCTTGTTGGACTTCTATAAGGAGGAAAATGCAAAGAGAAATGGGTCATTTGAATTTGGTGATGTGGAGAGGAAAGATGATGCATATGAGCCCTCAACGGCTGGGACAGTATCAAGCTTAGAAATATCCCCGGATGATATTGTTGGAGTAATTGGTACCAAACACTTTTGGAAGGCCCGAAGAGCTATTATCAA tCAGCAAAGGGTTTTTGGAATGCAAGTGTTTGAGCTTCACAGGTTGATAAAG GTCCAGAAGTTGATGGCTGCATCACCTCATTTACTTATTGAAGGACATACTTATTTAAACAAACCTTCAGTAAAGATTCCAAATAATACCACATTACCTCAGTGCAACACTAACTCTCAGCTAGTGGAATTAAAGAGACAAGATGATTGTCATAAGACAAAACATAATTTGGAGAAGCCAATTGATCACttggatgaattggaatttggtaGAAAaatgaatatccatccaaatagcaAAAATGTGAATGTTTAA
- the LOC121970573 gene encoding UBP1-associated protein 2C-like: MRNGIPSCGHARIPNSPFLQTSLTVSRVSDFAPPMDPASKKRKADENGNLATSIPAGELTLSDGRKIIDAFSLDQLRDIVAAAICRGEPGLLADVRSVADLDQIQRKLFIRGLGMDTTTDAVRSLFSIYGEVEEAAVIVDRITGKSRGYGFVTFRHVDGALLALKEPSKKIDGRMTVTQLAAAGSSGSGATQFVDVSHRKIYVANVPAEMPSDRLLAHFSSYGEIEEGPLGFDKLTGKFRGFALFVYKTAEGARNSLMEPNKNIDGYNLVCKLAIEGKKGKPGAPVPGTAPVGGIPSQPLGNGADMGPDGLGLGVQSSVSSQYGGPGGSFSSYGGYSGNALPTAAAGLSHHPNIRSSFPSSVGAVTPALSVGSQMPSGGSYGIGSGSYGAVLGSSSQYGGPGSGGYGGYGMSSYGMPPNPGGMPSGGFHDSGHYPLSSSVYQNHHHQPAGSSPGQKASSGGVYPNVPHYY; encoded by the coding sequence ATGCGGAACGGGATACCGTCGTGTGGGCACGCTCGTATTCCTAACTCGCCCTTCCTTCAGACGTCCCTCACGGTTTCTAGGGTTTCGGATTTTGCGCCTCCCATGGATCCCGCCTCCAAgaagcggaaggccgacgagaaCGGCAATCTCGCCACTTCGATTCCGGCGGGGGAACTCACCCTCTCCGACGGGCGCAAGATTATTGACGCCTTCTCCCTGGACCAGTTACGTGACATCGTCGCCGCCGCTATCTGCCGCGGTGAACCCGGGCTCCTCGCCGATGTCCGCTCCGTTGCCGATCTCGACCAGATCCAGCGAAAGCTTTTCATCCGCGGCCTCGGGATGGACACTACCACGGACGCTGTCCGTTCCCTCTTCTCCATCTACGGAGAGGTCGAGGAGGCTGCCGTTATTGTCGATAGAATCACGGGGAAGAGCAGAGGATATGGATTCGTCACCTTCCGCCACGTCGACGGGGCTCTTCTCGCTCTCAAGGAACCCTCAAAGAAGATTGATGGTCGAATGACCGTAACCCAGCTCGCTGCCGCCGGCTCCTCGGGATCCGGTGCTACTCAATTCGTGGATGTCTCCCATCGCAAGATCTATGTGGCGAATGTCCCTGCTGAAATGCCTTCAGACCGCTTGCTCGCTCATTTTTCCTCGTATGGGGAGATTGAGGAGGGGCCTTTAGGATTTGACAAGCTGACTGGGAAATTCCGAGGATTTGCACTTTTTGTGTACAAAACAGCTGAAGGGGCCAGGAATTCTCTTATGGAACCTAACAAAAACATCGATGGGTACAACTTGGTTTGCAAACTAGCCATCGAAGGAAAGAAGGGCAAGCCAGGTGCCCCAGTCCCAGGCACTGCTCCTGTGGGAGGGATTCCAAGCCAGCCTTTGGGTAATGGCGCTGATATGGGTCCTGATGGGCTTGGATTAGGTGTGCAGAGCTCTGTCTCAAGCCAATATGGTGGACCAGGTGGCAGTTTCAGTTCGTATGGTGGGTACTCCGGTAATGCTCTCCCTACCGCTGCTGCTGGACTGAGTCACCATCCTAATATACGCTCATCATTTCCATCCTCAGTTGGTGCAGTCACTCCAGCTCTGTCAGTTGGTAGTCAAATGCCTTCAGGTGGAAGTTATGGTATAGGTTCTGGTAGTTATGGTGCTGTTCTCGGGTCTTCTTCTCAGTATGGTGGCCCTGGCTCTGGTGGCTACGGAGGTTATGGTATGAGTTCATATGGAATGCCTCCGAACCCTGGTGGAATGCCTTCAGGTGGTTTTCATGACAGCGGGCATTATCCTCTATCTTCGTCAGTGTATCAGAATCATCATCACCAgccagcaggttcctctcctggACAGAAGGCTTCAAGTGGAGGTGTATATCCGAATGTTCCACATTACTACTAA